The nucleotide window CCGGGTTACGGGTTTTTGTGAGTAAAATGGGATGTGACAAGCACATCCCTCCATTTAGCCTGCACATTGCGAACGCGCTGTAAGATACGCAGGCTATGGCATGTAGAACGGGTTATGTTGTTTTTCCAGAGCGACGCTGGTGATGGGGCCGTGGCCGGGACAGAGCAGGGTTTTGTCCGGAAGGCTGTAGATGTTTTTCAGATTGGTTTCGAGCGCCTGCGCGTAGGAAATCGCGCCGCCGCCCATTGAGCCTGAAAAAACAGCGTCCCCCACCACGGCAACGGGCTGTTCAAGGCCGTGGATGACGTAGGTGGTCCCGTCTTCGGCGTGGCCTGTTGTGCGGCGTGTTTCGATTTTTAAATTTCCAATCGCAAAACCCTGGCCCCATTCAAAGAGCTGGACCTGGCCGATGTTGCCATTGGTCTGGACATGGGTGGGCGCGCCCGTTGCCTTTTGAAGTTGCGGCAGGCAGTCGATGTGGTCGCCATGCGTGTGGGTCAGGAAGATGTTTTCAAGTTTCAGGTTCTCCGATTTTAATTTTTCGAGAATCTGGTCCGGATTTGTTCCGGTGTCGAAAAGAGCAGCCTGCCGGGTGGCGGGGTCCCAGACGATGTAGGAATTCACCTGCATATCGCCGCCAAAATTGGAGGTGAGCTGGCAAAGACCGGTTGGGATACTGGTTATATTGGGATGATAGGTCCCCCGTCCGATTTCGACCAGGGCGTCTGCATTCAAGCGCAGGGGCTTGGACAGCTTGCGGGCATCGGCTTCTTCAAACGCACCGGAACGCGCGGCGCGAACCTGTTCTATTTTCATGTGGGTTTCCTGCATGATATTCAAGTCCAGCAAGCCGAGGCCGCGCATCGCCTTGCCGATGATATCACCGTAACTGTCTTCGAGAGGGAGTGCCATATTGGGATTTTGGTTTTAGGATTTTGAATTTTGGATTTTGGAAAGGATTCCCGGCCATTGTTCATCCGGGATGCCGGCGCCCATGATTTGCACGACTTCGGCGCCAAGGATGGAGCCGTAGCGCCCGCATTCCATCAAGGGCTTGCCCCTCAGCCATCCATAGAGGAATCCGGCCGCCCAGAGGTCGCCGGCACCGGTGGTATCGATAGCCTTGTCCACGGTGACAGGATCAATCCAGGTCAGTCCGCTTTTGTCATGAACCAAGGCCCCTTCCTTGCCGAGTTTGACAACGGACACGGGGCAAAGCGTTCCCAAACGA belongs to Candidatus Methylacidiphilales bacterium and includes:
- a CDS encoding MBL fold metallo-hydrolase — encoded protein: MALPLEDSYGDIIGKAMRGLGLLDLNIMQETHMKIEQVRAARSGAFEEADARKLSKPLRLNADALVEIGRGTYHPNITSIPTGLCQLTSNFGGDMQVNSYIVWDPATRQAALFDTGTNPDQILEKLKSENLKLENIFLTHTHGDHIDCLPQLQKATGAPTHVQTNGNIGQVQLFEWGQGFAIGNLKIETRRTTGHAEDGTTYVIHGLEQPVAVVGDAVFSGSMGGGAISYAQALETNLKNIYSLPDKTLLCPGHGPITSVALEKQHNPFYMP
- a CDS encoding PfkB family carbohydrate kinase, with the protein product FEVVRASRDILEEILRGYVTVVFSNEDEAAAFTGLMDGYEAMANRLGTLCPVSVVKLGKEGALVHDKSGLTWIDPVTVDKAIDTTGAGDLWAAGFLYGWLRGKPLMECGRYGSILGAEVVQIMGAGIPDEQWPGILSKIQNSKS